A genomic stretch from Spongiibacter nanhainus includes:
- a CDS encoding nuclear transport factor 2 family protein has product MENRSTKVVVEHHLAALLSGDVSDILQDYSDNSIVFTPDGPVQGLADLSSLFTAFLSELPEGSLAMLEVLREDYNGDAAYLLWSIPGLFPLGTDTFVVAEGKILTQSFAAYRQE; this is encoded by the coding sequence TTGGAAAACAGATCGACAAAGGTCGTAGTCGAGCATCACCTGGCCGCGTTGCTGTCGGGTGATGTGAGCGACATTCTGCAAGATTACAGTGATAACTCCATTGTCTTCACCCCCGACGGACCGGTTCAGGGCTTGGCCGACCTTAGTAGTTTATTCACGGCGTTTCTGAGTGAATTACCTGAGGGAAGCCTCGCTATGTTAGAGGTGCTTCGCGAGGACTATAACGGCGACGCCGCCTACCTGCTTTGGTCGATACCCGGCTTGTTTCCCCTGGGCACGGACACCTTTGTCGTCGCAGAGGGAAAAATCCTAACCCAAAGTTTTGCCGCCTACCGGCAGGA
- a CDS encoding acetyl-CoA acetyltransferase, translating to MSKAVYLLGGAQSDFERDMHGEGHTVFDLFQETLGIALETCHIAPEEVQRGHVGNASGDVLTGYAQMGGFFGMADHRLAGMPASRHEAACASGSMALLGALSDIGAGHYDLVCASGVEVMGVDTANLKEFATVDQAIGSHAWPSERKEGHWVWPYLFSEFLKDYRALYGVDYQHLGEITRINLDNAKRNPNARGRNYQTTPQCFMEDEQVNPLSMDEFRKHDTCRTADGAAFLFLASEDYARDYAKRRGIPLSSIPRIKGFGHSTMPTELDVKREINKRSDSPYYMPHLHHTIQQSLNRAGFGKITDVDTLEVHDCFNISEYMILDHTGLLEPGCAWQAIEEGVITRDGSLPINPSGGLLGAGHPIGCTGVRMALDCYKQVTGQAGDYQIEGAKNAMTVNVGGTLTTVASLVVGLD from the coding sequence ATGTCGAAAGCAGTGTATTTATTGGGCGGTGCCCAATCCGATTTTGAACGCGATATGCACGGTGAAGGACATACTGTGTTTGACCTGTTTCAGGAAACTCTCGGTATTGCGCTGGAGACCTGCCACATTGCGCCGGAAGAGGTACAGCGCGGCCATGTGGGCAATGCCTCCGGTGACGTGCTGACCGGCTATGCCCAGATGGGGGGATTCTTCGGCATGGCCGATCATCGTCTGGCCGGTATGCCCGCCAGTCGCCACGAGGCCGCCTGTGCCTCGGGCAGTATGGCCCTGTTGGGGGCGCTGTCCGATATCGGCGCGGGGCACTACGACCTGGTCTGTGCCAGTGGTGTCGAAGTAATGGGGGTCGATACCGCCAATCTAAAGGAATTTGCTACCGTAGATCAGGCCATCGGCAGCCATGCCTGGCCCAGTGAGCGCAAAGAGGGCCACTGGGTATGGCCGTATTTGTTTAGTGAGTTTCTCAAAGATTATCGAGCGCTCTATGGGGTTGATTATCAGCACCTGGGTGAGATCACCCGGATTAATTTGGACAATGCCAAACGCAACCCCAATGCCCGCGGTCGCAACTACCAGACCACGCCCCAGTGCTTTATGGAAGATGAACAGGTCAATCCTTTGTCGATGGATGAGTTCCGCAAGCACGACACCTGTCGCACCGCCGATGGCGCTGCGTTTCTCTTTTTGGCCAGTGAGGATTACGCCCGGGATTACGCCAAGCGCCGGGGAATTCCATTGAGCAGTATTCCCCGTATCAAAGGCTTTGGTCATAGCACTATGCCCACCGAGCTGGACGTAAAACGGGAAATCAACAAGCGCAGTGACAGCCCCTATTACATGCCCCATCTGCACCACACTATCCAACAGTCCCTGAATCGGGCCGGTTTCGGCAAAATCACCGACGTCGATACCCTGGAAGTGCACGACTGTTTCAATATCTCTGAGTACATGATACTGGACCACACCGGCCTGCTGGAGCCCGGTTGTGCCTGGCAGGCTATCGAGGAGGGGGTAATAACCCGGGATGGTTCATTGCCTATCAACCCCAGTGGCGGCTTGTTGGGCGCGGGGCACCCCATCGGCTGCACCGGTGTGCGGATGGCATTGGATTGCTACAAGCAGGTAACCGGTCAGGCGGGGGATTACCAGATCGAAGGCGCCAAAAATGCAATGACCGTTAACGTGGGCGGTACGCTGACTACCGTGGCCTCCTTGGTTGTGGGTTTGGATTGA
- a CDS encoding TonB-dependent receptor translates to MKYRFPMKRALALAVAFSGSAVAQVSEGDKAVRQIEEVVVTAQRRSESMQDVPVAVTAASSEDMALAQVDSIGNIQAISPSIKFDVTNSAANSANIFIRGIGTVGNNRSFEGAVGVFIDGVYRTRAGQAMQNWLDMESLQVLRGPQGTLFGKNTSAGALLINSTMPSLSGPEGNVELTVGNYNKTLVRGAYNMPVGERSAVRVAGLWAEQDGFIEDPNGGDYNEKAPRALKAQWLFEPSDTLSFRVIADWSESETNCCYGQMDVVDGPFKPLFNQFTQANNKKLPSDNFDDYEQVLSNDTDQTITDEGIVLIAEWDMPMGALLKSVTAYRNWEIEQIGMDADFHGANILTINESLETEVLSQELTISGDVGSFGPFIAADYVVGAYLADEDIFANHQLLWGNQAQAFFDVLAQQQGAPAGSFDASEGLWAHHKMPADSQSYAAFMHWNFDVSDRLGLALGLRYSKDEKSGALQRVFFNPAPNAAFRALGVQPGPLYDTDFDDSAVTGQLALRYHVSDDTMAYASYSRGYKSGGVNVDNSGAGSVGDNPNEPSCANFGDCVPNDPRYDSELIDGYELGLKTEFLDRRARANFAVFYNDISDLQVALFSGLAFSVINAADAKVYGAEVESQFLINNWLSLDIDVTWLAESEFGDDASLGVLAGREFAQAPEFAGNIGLTVDQPLTAELSMFGRLAAMYSGEQYTNAVGNLQRDAETTFDVNAGVRSETRGWSASVWVQNLTDERYVTQHFTSPLQGDTDFNAYVSAPRTFGITLRASF, encoded by the coding sequence ATGAAGTATCGATTTCCCATGAAACGGGCCCTTGCCTTGGCTGTCGCTTTTTCCGGATCTGCAGTAGCCCAGGTTTCTGAGGGTGATAAAGCCGTTCGTCAAATCGAAGAAGTTGTAGTTACGGCTCAGCGTCGTAGCGAAAGCATGCAAGACGTACCTGTTGCGGTGACTGCGGCTAGCTCCGAGGATATGGCGCTGGCTCAGGTGGATAGCATTGGCAACATTCAGGCGATCTCTCCCAGTATTAAATTTGACGTGACAAACTCTGCGGCCAACAGTGCCAATATCTTTATTCGCGGTATCGGTACCGTGGGTAACAACCGCTCTTTTGAGGGTGCGGTGGGCGTCTTTATCGATGGCGTGTACCGGACTCGTGCCGGCCAGGCAATGCAGAACTGGCTGGACATGGAAAGCCTGCAGGTACTGCGTGGTCCTCAAGGTACTCTGTTTGGTAAGAATACTTCAGCCGGTGCGCTGCTGATTAACTCCACCATGCCCTCGCTGTCAGGACCAGAGGGCAATGTCGAGCTGACCGTCGGCAACTACAACAAAACCCTGGTACGCGGCGCCTATAACATGCCCGTGGGTGAGCGCAGTGCGGTGCGTGTTGCCGGACTGTGGGCCGAGCAAGACGGCTTTATCGAAGACCCCAACGGTGGTGATTACAACGAAAAGGCTCCGCGCGCGCTTAAAGCCCAGTGGCTGTTTGAGCCAAGCGATACTCTGTCGTTTCGAGTGATTGCCGACTGGTCGGAATCGGAAACCAACTGCTGCTACGGCCAAATGGATGTTGTCGATGGCCCATTTAAGCCATTGTTTAATCAATTCACCCAAGCCAATAACAAGAAACTGCCATCGGATAACTTCGACGACTACGAGCAGGTGCTCAGTAACGACACCGATCAAACCATTACCGATGAAGGTATTGTGCTGATAGCCGAGTGGGATATGCCCATGGGCGCGCTGCTCAAATCGGTAACGGCCTATCGCAACTGGGAAATTGAACAGATTGGTATGGATGCTGACTTCCACGGTGCCAATATCCTTACCATCAATGAATCCTTGGAAACCGAAGTACTGTCCCAAGAACTTACCATCTCTGGGGATGTTGGCAGCTTTGGTCCCTTTATTGCTGCCGACTACGTAGTGGGTGCCTACCTGGCGGACGAGGATATCTTCGCTAACCACCAGTTGTTGTGGGGCAATCAGGCTCAAGCATTCTTTGACGTACTCGCCCAGCAGCAGGGTGCGCCGGCGGGCTCCTTTGATGCCTCCGAAGGTTTGTGGGCCCACCATAAAATGCCGGCGGACTCTCAGTCCTACGCCGCCTTTATGCACTGGAACTTTGATGTGAGCGACCGTTTGGGGCTGGCGCTGGGCTTACGCTACTCCAAGGATGAAAAGTCAGGGGCACTGCAACGGGTGTTCTTTAATCCTGCGCCTAATGCTGCCTTCCGGGCTTTGGGTGTACAACCCGGGCCGCTCTACGACACCGACTTTGACGACTCCGCCGTTACCGGCCAGTTGGCGCTGCGCTATCATGTCAGTGACGACACCATGGCATATGCTTCTTATAGCCGCGGTTACAAATCCGGTGGTGTGAACGTGGACAACTCCGGTGCCGGTAGCGTGGGGGATAACCCCAATGAGCCATCCTGTGCAAACTTTGGTGACTGTGTACCCAACGACCCTCGCTATGATTCTGAGCTGATTGACGGCTACGAGTTGGGCTTGAAGACCGAGTTCCTGGATCGCCGCGCTCGCGCTAACTTTGCGGTGTTCTATAACGATATCAGTGACCTGCAGGTTGCCCTGTTCAGCGGTCTGGCCTTTAGTGTTATCAATGCCGCAGATGCCAAGGTGTACGGTGCTGAGGTAGAGAGTCAGTTCCTGATCAACAACTGGTTGTCGCTGGATATCGATGTCACTTGGTTGGCGGAGTCAGAGTTTGGCGACGACGCATCACTGGGTGTGCTGGCCGGTCGAGAATTTGCGCAAGCCCCGGAGTTTGCGGGTAACATCGGTCTGACGGTCGATCAGCCTTTGACGGCAGAGCTGTCGATGTTTGGCCGACTTGCTGCCATGTACTCTGGTGAGCAATATACCAATGCGGTGGGTAATCTACAGCGGGATGCGGAAACCACGTTCGATGTGAATGCCGGTGTTCGTTCTGAAACTCGCGGTTGGAGTGCCAGCGTATGGGTGCAAAACCTTACTGACGAGCGCTATGTGACCCAGCACTTCACTTCACCACTGCAAGGCGATACCGACTTTAACGCCTATGTATCGGCGCCCCGTACTTTCGGTATTACCCTGCGAGCTAGCTTCTAA
- a CDS encoding nuclear transport factor 2 family protein, whose translation MNRDREQQLDTLLAKEEIRELALLYSRGVDRKDPELLRDLYTTDATDTHGHTFDGGAEAYVDFLEQAFPFMAYSGHHICNHLISVDGDIGEGEVYALAYHHLPDGNGGWMEDFMAVRYIDNYRRDSDDRWRFSKRVVTYDLSIRRPLGEDAIKGLPDLAKDPSYTALTLSVFARGKRG comes from the coding sequence ATGAATAGGGACCGAGAACAACAACTGGATACGCTGTTGGCCAAAGAAGAGATCCGCGAACTGGCATTGCTCTACAGCCGCGGTGTCGATCGCAAAGACCCTGAGCTGCTGCGGGATTTGTACACGACGGATGCGACTGATACCCACGGTCACACCTTTGATGGCGGCGCCGAGGCCTACGTAGATTTCCTTGAGCAGGCCTTTCCCTTTATGGCCTACAGCGGCCACCATATCTGTAATCACTTGATTTCCGTCGATGGCGACATCGGTGAGGGCGAAGTATACGCCCTGGCCTACCACCATCTTCCCGACGGCAATGGTGGCTGGATGGAGGATTTTATGGCGGTACGTTATATCGACAACTATCGTCGTGATAGCGACGACCGCTGGCGCTTCAGCAAACGCGTAGTCACTTACGACCTGTCGATACGCCGGCCGCTGGGCGAAGATGCGATCAAGGGGCTGCCCGACCTTGCTAAAGATCCGAGCTACACAGCGCTGACGCTCTCAGTGTTTGCACGCGGTAAGCGCGGCTAA
- a CDS encoding SDR family NAD(P)-dependent oxidoreductase has translation MELEGKTVLVTGAAGGIGAQTCRQFVAQGDTVVAVDRSLSGLSRLQSELGNSLRIAECDLGDEQAIATLQRDLADLTLDVLVNNAGVGKFADYDFSAEDFDWHFHINTRAPMFMVKYFRENLQRSAAPNIVNIASVAARMEWANHFLYSTAKAALEKFTYHLVKDLPWLRANAILPGVIDTAILSGFEDMDLDELRAYLAAEIPCKRIGEPADIANAVIFLSSDKASYINGASLIIDGGVMHSNTWVGL, from the coding sequence ATGGAGCTTGAAGGAAAAACCGTATTGGTAACCGGTGCCGCCGGAGGCATCGGTGCGCAAACCTGCCGGCAATTTGTGGCTCAGGGAGATACCGTGGTCGCTGTGGATCGCTCTTTGTCGGGTCTGTCACGGCTGCAGAGCGAGCTGGGTAACAGCCTGCGGATTGCCGAGTGTGATTTGGGCGACGAACAGGCAATCGCCACGCTGCAGCGAGACTTAGCAGATCTGACCCTCGATGTGCTGGTGAATAACGCTGGGGTCGGGAAGTTTGCCGACTACGACTTTAGCGCTGAGGATTTTGACTGGCACTTTCACATCAATACCCGTGCACCGATGTTTATGGTCAAGTACTTCCGGGAAAACCTGCAACGCAGCGCCGCCCCCAATATCGTCAATATTGCCTCGGTGGCGGCACGCATGGAGTGGGCCAATCACTTTCTATACTCCACCGCAAAAGCCGCGCTGGAAAAATTTACCTACCACCTGGTTAAGGACCTGCCTTGGCTGCGGGCAAATGCGATTCTGCCCGGGGTGATCGACACGGCCATTCTAAGCGGGTTTGAAGATATGGATCTGGATGAGCTGCGCGCGTATCTGGCGGCTGAGATTCCCTGTAAGCGCATCGGTGAGCCGGCGGATATCGCCAATGCGGTGATCTTTCTCAGTTCCGACAAAGCCAGCTATATCAACGGCGCCTCCCTCATTATTGACGGCGGTGTCATGCATTCCAATACCTGGGTGGGTCTCTAG
- a CDS encoding helix-turn-helix transcriptional regulator, producing MTPDIDWKARSSPKPGVFNSFSQMLSQVHTGWNFESVDDKVTSDRELLAYVKKYSLGDSYLTDILALPMSGCREGKLHDADYLVVSYVVEGNDYSLDVYGHHYALKRGNVFIWNTSQEIFFRSGEMVRQLSVFIPMNAAFNLGKLVSPDTIFVLDKSEAISNILRSTILTLRKNAHNTCISDEPFIVNPILELTKAGVSKARAFRFEKKRSSEQLLDEIRDYVRNNLFDSDLSVATISHALGVSKRYIHQIFSHEAESLSRWIARQRLEQAAKYLQDSKYRDISITDIAMMTGFNDSGYFSRQFRQHYGMSPKHYRQSAIH from the coding sequence GTGACACCGGACATCGATTGGAAAGCCAGGTCCTCACCGAAACCGGGAGTTTTCAACAGTTTTAGTCAGATGCTCAGTCAAGTGCACACCGGCTGGAACTTTGAAAGCGTAGACGACAAAGTGACCAGTGACCGGGAACTGTTGGCCTACGTCAAAAAATACAGCCTTGGTGACAGCTACCTGACCGATATCCTGGCGCTGCCAATGAGTGGATGCCGAGAGGGAAAACTTCACGATGCTGACTACCTTGTGGTTTCTTATGTCGTTGAAGGCAACGATTACAGCCTGGATGTCTATGGCCATCACTATGCCCTAAAGCGCGGCAACGTCTTTATCTGGAATACTTCTCAAGAGATTTTCTTCCGATCCGGTGAGATGGTGCGCCAGCTGTCAGTCTTTATACCGATGAATGCGGCCTTCAACCTGGGCAAGCTTGTTTCTCCCGACACAATATTTGTACTGGATAAAAGTGAAGCGATTTCCAATATCCTGCGTTCCACAATCCTGACCCTACGAAAGAACGCTCACAATACCTGTATTAGTGATGAGCCTTTTATTGTTAACCCCATATTGGAGCTGACCAAGGCGGGAGTTAGCAAAGCCCGTGCGTTTCGTTTTGAGAAAAAGCGCAGCAGTGAACAGCTGCTGGATGAAATCCGTGACTATGTCAGGAACAACTTGTTTGATAGCGATTTGTCAGTGGCAACGATTTCACACGCGTTAGGCGTCAGTAAACGCTACATCCATCAGATCTTCTCTCACGAGGCAGAAAGTCTATCTCGCTGGATCGCCCGGCAGCGCCTGGAGCAGGCGGCAAAATACCTCCAGGACAGCAAATACCGAGATATCTCGATTACCGATATTGCGATGATGACGGGATTTAATGACAGTGGTTATTTTAGCCGCCAGTTCCGCCAACACTACGGCATGAGCCCCAAGCACTACCGGCAATCGGCCATCCACTAA
- a CDS encoding GbsR/MarR family transcriptional regulator — protein sequence MPNIAKKHNTDVQQRFLDDVCALLVPWGMPHMSARIYAYLLLSGEPQSLDEIAQGLDVSKSSASVAARVLEGHMVIRRQAQKGSKRFRYVVCDGSAGLMTAKSELLGEFGDLLVERAGAVAKGKAATRMRAIGRFHLAMREAMAKLVKELGAD from the coding sequence ATGCCGAATATAGCAAAAAAACACAACACTGATGTTCAACAGCGATTCCTCGATGATGTCTGCGCACTGTTGGTGCCTTGGGGCATGCCGCACATGTCGGCTCGCATCTATGCCTATTTGCTCCTAAGCGGCGAGCCACAAAGCCTGGACGAAATTGCCCAGGGCTTGGATGTGAGCAAAAGCTCAGCCAGTGTTGCGGCGCGAGTGCTGGAAGGGCACATGGTGATTCGGCGGCAAGCGCAGAAGGGCAGTAAGCGCTTTCGCTATGTGGTATGCGACGGCAGTGCCGGACTGATGACCGCAAAAAGCGAGCTGCTGGGGGAGTTTGGCGATTTATTAGTAGAACGGGCCGGTGCTGTTGCAAAGGGCAAAGCGGCCACGCGAATGCGCGCCATTGGCCGCTTTCACCTGGCTATGCGTGAGGCCATGGCAAAATTGGTGAAGGAGCTAGGCGCCGATTAG
- a CDS encoding SDR family NAD(P)-dependent oxidoreductase, which produces MITSAEMHNKTAIITGAAAGLGRATALKLAAAGANLSLVDIDAQGLAETAQLARVHGATALEQVQDLSRPETARTIVDNTIAQFSRIDALCNVAAVFLPRHTAQMSDDDWDLTLAVNLSAPFKLIRQSLPYLLDAEGAIVNVTSCAAFMGQGYLAAYSATKAALNQLTKSLAMEFMHQPIRINAVAPGGMQTSLAAGLRHLENPDPSILGRISPLRGLVDIDEVAAMVAYLASDTASGYHGACISIDNGITAG; this is translated from the coding sequence ATGATTACCTCAGCAGAGATGCACAATAAAACCGCGATCATCACTGGCGCCGCCGCCGGCCTGGGCCGTGCGACCGCACTGAAATTGGCTGCCGCCGGAGCCAATCTGAGCCTGGTCGACATCGATGCCCAGGGCTTGGCCGAAACGGCGCAACTCGCCCGGGTTCATGGCGCGACGGCACTGGAGCAGGTACAGGATCTCAGCCGCCCTGAAACAGCGCGGACCATTGTCGACAATACTATCGCGCAATTTTCTCGAATCGATGCTCTCTGTAATGTCGCCGCAGTCTTCCTCCCCCGCCACACAGCGCAAATGAGTGACGACGACTGGGACCTGACCCTGGCGGTAAATCTCAGTGCGCCTTTTAAGTTGATACGCCAGTCCCTGCCATACCTACTGGACGCTGAGGGAGCCATTGTTAACGTCACCTCCTGTGCCGCTTTTATGGGGCAGGGCTATCTGGCCGCCTATTCCGCCACCAAAGCCGCACTTAACCAGCTCACCAAATCCCTGGCCATGGAGTTTATGCACCAACCGATTCGCATCAACGCGGTAGCACCCGGCGGTATGCAAACGTCACTTGCAGCCGGTCTGCGGCACCTGGAGAACCCTGACCCCAGTATTCTCGGGCGCATATCACCACTGCGCGGTTTAGTGGATATCGACGAGGTGGCGGCAATGGTGGCCTATTTAGCTTCTGACACCGCAAGCGGCTACCACGGCGCCTGCATCAGCATCGACAACGGCATCACTGCTGGCTAA
- a CDS encoding TonB-dependent receptor: MMKNNSVHWKCGLLLSALIAFSAAPSRGQAEVEKIRQIEEVVVTARKKSESLQDVPISITAFAGNDVLEMGLSDTLSIDEKTPNLEIKTFGGQPNIFIRGVGNNDFNATTVSPVSLYVDEVVMGLTGSQTAQLFDVQRIEVLRGPQGTLFGRNTTGGAIAFYSNKPSDEFEAGVRASVGSYYQRDIETYVSGALSTNVNARVAAISSANDGDRENDFNGKDANAEENHAIRALFDFQATDSLELWLNIHGAVDRSDFKQGKPRETNVFGYADPHPNDTERLNFNGKSQHYGDTHGLSLTATWDISGATLKSITAFEKAQTDYCGDIDHSPTSLDEICFNTDGEQFTQEVNVSGDIGENTSIVAGLFLLTEELENLTEANLFGDAPPESQLPTVGYSIRDTSTYAIYSELNYRFSPEWQVTAGLRYTYEDKDATVRSDLVPNYFNDQANGDPIALVPEEKLSESWDAISGRLAVDYQPNDDVLIYGSISRGFKSGGFNLGSFFDPNEVTTVDPEYLTAFEVGSKSTFFDKRLRANGALFFYDYSELQVYTYVSGSTPTTPVVFALENAADAKMYGAELELQALLTAKLSANLGLGYLKTEYKDFTSSVGGDLSGNSMPGSPEYNVNASLAYDIGTVKEWDVKASVDYSYTDKRYFNAFEDEEVSSLRSHGLWGARFAADSPNRKWQLALWGRNLTDEEYIVDSTDLRGNFGFVSEFYGDRRSIGIDVSYKY, from the coding sequence ATGATGAAAAACAATTCGGTTCACTGGAAGTGCGGTTTACTTCTATCCGCGCTGATTGCATTTTCCGCCGCCCCCAGCCGTGGGCAAGCGGAGGTGGAAAAGATTAGGCAAATCGAGGAGGTGGTGGTCACGGCCAGGAAAAAATCCGAAAGCCTTCAAGATGTCCCCATTTCCATCACCGCCTTTGCCGGCAATGATGTATTAGAGATGGGCTTGAGCGATACCCTCAGTATTGACGAGAAGACACCAAACCTGGAAATAAAAACTTTTGGTGGTCAGCCCAATATCTTTATTCGCGGCGTGGGCAATAACGACTTTAATGCGACTACGGTCAGCCCAGTGAGCCTGTATGTGGACGAAGTGGTGATGGGGCTAACCGGCTCCCAGACTGCGCAGTTGTTTGATGTGCAGCGCATTGAGGTATTGCGGGGCCCGCAGGGCACATTGTTTGGTCGCAATACCACCGGTGGTGCCATTGCCTTTTACTCAAACAAGCCCAGTGATGAATTTGAGGCTGGTGTGCGCGCCAGTGTAGGGAGCTATTACCAGAGAGATATAGAGACCTATGTTAGCGGTGCCTTAAGCACTAACGTTAACGCTCGAGTAGCCGCCATTAGTAGCGCCAATGACGGTGACAGAGAGAACGACTTTAATGGCAAGGATGCCAACGCCGAGGAAAATCATGCCATTCGGGCGCTATTTGATTTCCAAGCCACTGACAGTCTAGAGCTGTGGCTCAATATTCACGGTGCAGTTGATCGAAGCGACTTTAAACAGGGTAAGCCACGGGAAACCAATGTCTTTGGTTACGCCGATCCCCACCCCAACGACACAGAGCGATTGAACTTTAATGGCAAGTCGCAACATTACGGCGACACCCACGGACTGAGCCTGACTGCCACATGGGATATCAGCGGCGCCACCTTAAAGTCGATTACGGCTTTCGAAAAAGCGCAAACCGATTATTGTGGTGATATTGACCACAGCCCCACCTCGCTGGATGAAATCTGCTTTAACACCGACGGTGAGCAATTCACCCAAGAGGTCAATGTCAGTGGTGACATTGGCGAGAACACCAGCATCGTTGCCGGGTTATTTTTATTGACCGAAGAGCTGGAGAACCTGACCGAGGCAAACCTGTTTGGCGATGCGCCTCCCGAATCTCAGCTGCCGACAGTAGGTTACTCGATTCGCGACACCAGCACTTACGCTATTTATTCCGAGTTGAATTACCGCTTTAGCCCCGAGTGGCAGGTGACCGCCGGGCTTCGCTACACCTACGAAGATAAGGACGCCACGGTACGCAGTGATCTGGTACCCAACTATTTCAATGATCAAGCCAATGGCGACCCCATCGCGTTGGTGCCTGAAGAAAAACTGTCTGAAAGCTGGGACGCCATTTCCGGGCGCCTGGCTGTGGACTATCAGCCCAATGACGATGTGTTGATATACGGCAGTATTTCCCGGGGCTTTAAGTCCGGCGGCTTCAATCTCGGTTCCTTTTTTGATCCCAACGAAGTCACCACCGTCGACCCGGAATACCTGACCGCCTTTGAAGTGGGGTCCAAATCGACCTTCTTTGACAAACGCTTGCGGGCCAACGGGGCGCTGTTCTTCTACGACTACTCCGAGTTGCAGGTTTATACCTACGTCTCGGGTAGTACCCCAACGACCCCCGTGGTATTTGCGCTGGAGAACGCTGCCGATGCCAAGATGTACGGCGCCGAGCTTGAACTTCAAGCGCTGCTCACCGCCAAGCTGTCTGCCAACCTCGGCCTTGGCTATTTAAAAACCGAGTACAAGGATTTTACCTCCTCGGTGGGGGGCGATTTGTCGGGGAACTCCATGCCCGGTTCTCCGGAGTACAACGTGAACGCCAGCCTCGCCTACGACATCGGCACAGTGAAGGAATGGGATGTTAAGGCCAGTGTCGACTATTCCTATACCGATAAGCGCTATTTCAATGCCTTTGAAGATGAGGAAGTCAGCTCACTGCGCAGCCACGGATTGTGGGGCGCACGCTTTGCGGCGGACTCTCCCAATCGCAAGTGGCAGCTAGCGCTGTGGGGGCGGAACCTTACTGATGAGGAATACATCGTCGACAGCACCGATCTGCGGGGCAACTTCGGCTTTGTCTCCGAGTTTTATGGCGACCGCCGCAGTATCGGCATAGACGTCAGCTACAAATACTAG
- a CDS encoding SDR family NAD(P)-dependent oxidoreductase, translating to MSEHDLLDLEGQVAFVTGAGQGAGRAIAHILAQHNAGGIAVNDFVIERAETVAEEIRQLGIPAAAVQADVGDYQSVATAMDDARAQLGPITLLVNNAGNAGPNSQMGLSPLFWETEPDDWAPFFHTNLFGVMNCCHRAMQDMVDAGRGRIVTIISDSGRVGEARLAAYGAAKAGAAGLMRSLAKEGGRYGITANCISLSTLEPQMDEQQLEAFYANDRIKSQLSRYTLRRFGQASDVANMVLFLCSGAASWITGQTYPVNGGYTVTQ from the coding sequence ATGTCAGAACACGATCTACTGGACCTTGAAGGCCAGGTGGCTTTCGTCACTGGCGCCGGCCAGGGCGCCGGTCGCGCTATCGCCCACATTTTGGCGCAACACAATGCTGGGGGCATTGCCGTCAACGACTTTGTTATAGAGCGCGCCGAAACGGTAGCCGAAGAAATTCGTCAACTCGGTATCCCGGCGGCAGCGGTGCAGGCCGATGTAGGCGACTATCAGTCTGTCGCCACCGCCATGGACGACGCCAGGGCGCAGCTGGGCCCCATCACACTGCTGGTCAACAACGCCGGCAACGCCGGGCCCAATAGTCAGATGGGTTTATCTCCCCTGTTCTGGGAAACCGAGCCCGACGACTGGGCACCCTTCTTCCACACCAATCTCTTTGGCGTGATGAACTGCTGTCACCGGGCCATGCAAGATATGGTGGACGCCGGGCGGGGCCGTATTGTCACTATTATTTCCGACTCAGGGCGGGTCGGCGAAGCAAGACTCGCTGCATATGGTGCTGCTAAAGCAGGCGCCGCCGGCCTAATGCGCTCACTGGCCAAGGAAGGCGGCCGCTATGGCATCACAGCCAACTGCATTTCCCTGTCGACACTGGAACCTCAGATGGATGAGCAGCAACTGGAAGCCTTCTACGCTAACGACCGAATTAAATCACAGTTGTCACGCTATACGCTGCGACGCTTTGGTCAGGCCAGTGACGTCGCCAACATGGTGTTGTTTTTATGCTCCGGTGCCGCCAGCTGGATAACCGGCCAAACCTATCCCGTCAACGGCGGCTACACTGTTACTCAGTAA